ATTATTGTTCTCAAAACTGCTAATATACTGTTTCAACTTATCTTTTTAGGCTATTCTGCCAGTTTTCACCCTTGAACATGTAGCGCATTACCTATAATTTCCCAGTGACTAAACTTTAGACCAAAACTTTTATAAATGGCCACTTTAACTAAATGTCGTATAACGTTTTGTTAAAAATTGTCACATTTTAGTAAGCTAATAAATTATTGGCATGCACGTATGGACCGAAAATTAGATGGAATGTTGTTGAACATGACGATTGGGGGAAATTAGGCATTTTGgtgttttcattttgtttgtcgcattttgttgttcttgcctaattgtgatttaattagttttgatttttaactTTGGATAGGTGCTGTTTCACATTTTGTGCTCATTTTGGAAGTGATTCATAGGTGCTCTGtaaaggttagtcttatactcATTTTTAAAAAACTGTGCATGGTAGTTGTTAAATATTGTGGCGTTTTAAAATCCTTGCTTTTGTGGagtctctgtttttttttttcttcagattttggggcttttatttGCAGGCTTCGAAGCTCTTTGTACTCAAGTAACATTGCCCTTGAGGTGAAATCTATGAATTTGACATATTGTTACTtaaatttaatgaaaagaatATTATGCTTGGTAACCTCTGTTGCATACCTGAGGTGAGAATTTtgcttttataatttttatttactaCATCTAATGATCTTATTTACGAATTGCAGGAAAAAGTTGTCATGTTAAGCAAACAATTGAGCCATTTAAAAAGTTTGGTGAGTATCTTATGTCTTGGTTTGTGTTCAAGCTTGGGTTTCTTAGTTAAGCATCAGTCAGTATATTGTCATTCATTTATTTAAGATGTGGTGGTATTGTTGATGACATGGCTATAAACACaggatttttcatttttggtagaaaaataaatttaaattgaacctatttttggttttttgtggtTGTGGATGTGGTGTATTGTTATAGCttaagaagaaattaagaaagTTTGGTCATTTGCTTCTCGACTTAAATTGGATtggtttttttaaaattttattacaTGGTGCTTTTAGTGATGTTGTTGCAgctttgaaaaaacaaatttgaggtTTTTATTTAGTGagacaaatgaatttttttttggttaaagagGGGGTGGGGAAGAATAGAGAGGGAGGTAAATTGTGCTAATAGCTGCTTGAATAGGTTGTTAGTATATGGATTAGATTaggaatttttttattacattTTGTGATTGGGATCTAATTGCAGGTTTCGTGTTGTATGTCTCAATCTTTAGATATAAATTATTTGATTAATACATGCTGTTGGCTGATTTAAGAGCGCACACACTTATAATCTCTTTTAATACCATGTTAGAATGCGAACGTCCAACTCAAAACCAGCAACAATAATAAGTTGACAGTTGATCGTTTAAACTTATCTGCAAGGCTTTTTACTTTACAGATTTGTAGTTCATGCTCTTAACAGTTAGCAATGTATTTAGCAGTTTTTAAACATGAAGTAAATCTGTGTTTGAAATCTCACACTTGACCTGATTGGAGTCTAAGGTTTACAActatattatttaattgttgAATTTTTCTTCATGGAATACCCTGCATTTTTCTGCCTTttctttttagtgatttttttactcttttttttttcttaatggaATACTCACATTTTTCTTCCGCTTCTTCTTTTGCTTCGGTGGCTGAAGCACCACCTTAATGGCCACATCAAAAGCAGCTTTCACATTCAATTTTATTCTCCCAAAAGCTACAAAAGTAGCTCCAATGATGGGTCGAGTAAGGTCCCTCAATCTATGATTCATTCTCGATCGTCCGTTCCCTTTTGCATGTCAAATGAGTGGCTGGATTTCGAAAACtaagttcaatttttaattCGATTCTTTACTGTTAGCATAGATTGTCATCCTTTCTGCCTTTTGCTGTGAATTATTTCCGGATTTTGTTGCACTGTTAGGTCAGGTTTTGAGGGTTCCTTTATTTGGTTTTGGGAGTTCCTTTATTTGTTTCGTTTTCTCTCATTTTGTGGATGCATCTCTCTGTTCTGTGTATTGTTCTTAAGTAAGGTCcgtttcctttattttttttgggttttcagtTCGTTAATCTATGACTCTGTGTTTAGATTTTACTATAAACTATTTAAATGTTTAATTTCCATTTGAAAACTTGGGGAGTTGTAGGTATGTTGTTTATGGAAGAAGCTCAGTCTCAAATCCCTCAAACAATCTCTTAGTTGCCACTTTGTTTTCGTAGGTTGTGCAACTTGATTTTCTCTATCCGTGTGAATTTGTGCCTTAGGTTATGTTTATCTGCTAAGTCTGTATTTTGGAAATGCTTATTTGATGAATGCACTGGTATAATTGATCAATAAAGTACTATGATCAGTGTGTTTCTGTGGAAGTGATTCATGAAGGTTCTGGATAACAGTTTTCGGGGTTAGATTTCTAAATCTATGGGATTTGCTGACAAAGAGTCTCTGATTTAGGGAGGGGGAGTGAGACAGAGAGAGGGAGTTCATGGTAATGGTGGAGGATGCGCAAGATAGCGAGAGCCCTCTGAAGGAGGCGCACGATATCCAGTCCCAGATTAAGAGTGCTATGCAGTCACGCGTCCCTTGCTTAAAAGAACTATCCgagtaatctctctctctctctctcattctcttctCACTGAATTTGTGTGCTTTTCATGaatttaatttcaaatattagttgtgatttttcttttcttttatgccAGAATGTGTGGTATAAATTCATGCTGGATTGATTTGTACTCAAAGTTTGTaactttgatttttgttttttagggTTTACTCATGCgtattataaattaattaagggCCACTGTGTAGACACAATTGTGTTTATGTGTGTGGTTAACTGTTTGATATGGTTTGTGTTCTTAGGATTGGCATGTTTAGTTGTTTTGTTTGGGGTTCGTGGGGATTTTTTGGGTCAATATATTCTGAAGTtgcatataaaagtttaattgCGGAGAACCAGTAGTAAATAACTCACGGTATAATGATTTAATAGTATATGAATTATATGTCATTCTGCTTCGTAAATCAAATTGCTAATGCAGTGTGTTTGATTTGTTTCCTCTTGGGGTACTTCTGAGGCTGGCTGCCAGCCCAACGCCACTGTAGAGATTATCACTTCCCTCCCCAACTTTTTACTAATCTCCATCTACTTCGTCTAATTATTTAAATGCCTTAATCTctctttttttgcttttttgtttaGCTGTTAAACCACGTGCCTTACCTGCAGGTCATATATTTTGCCATCTTAACTTGAAGGGCGATATAAGTGTTAAATGCATGTTGCTTCTGTTTCTCAGGAAACAGAGCATTTTTTTGCAACTGTATCTTTTGTAATCAGCTCggttgaatgtatataaaagcCGAACTGCTCATCTTACCGACACCCTTCACTCATTTATCCCTTTTGTTCATTCATGATTATGTTGAATTCTTTTTTCAGGTTCACTGTCTTATTCATGTGGTTAAGGCTGGTGCATTCAagtcccgcagcaacgcgcgggcatttttgctagtgtAAACTAAAGTTGAATCGTCCATCGTGCTATTGAAATTGAATTGGTATCGTAAGGCATGGTTCTACATATTGAGGGCAACATATAATTCTTTTAAGCAACCATGTAATTAATCATTAATTTGAACATTAGCAACGACATTTGGATGTACAAAATTGCCGTTAACTGATACACTCACTAATATAA
This is a stretch of genomic DNA from Malus domestica chromosome 02, GDT2T_hap1. It encodes these proteins:
- the LOC103438353 gene encoding uncharacterized protein isoform X1, whose translation is MDRERERERAESMLCVCVFCVNLKLLLSSFLKQASSLISQAPGSILLRVLGFHYVSFQAFSGSGKDFRFECKIFPQSRRLLFDVNQGAVSHFVLILEVIHRCSVKEKVVMLSKQLSHLKSLHHLNGHIKSSFHIQFYSPKSYKSSSNDGSSKVPQSMIHSRSSVPFCMSNEWLDFEN